Genomic segment of Arachis stenosperma cultivar V10309 chromosome 4, arast.V10309.gnm1.PFL2, whole genome shotgun sequence:
CCTGTGTGTGCGTATGCAGAAAGCTGTGAGTGCCCACAAGTTTAAAAATCCgcaggggtgtgcgtgcgcacataccagaaatcccaaaattctgcaactttgcataatttcatatttttaacaccaaacctTGAATgttcataacttcctctacaaaaatccaaatttcacaaactttatatcaatttgaaGATTTTTCAATGAActttaattctaaataaatttcaacaaatttcaaaaactgaggctcaagttatgatccatCAAAGTTCACTAAAAtccatttttaccaaaaatactaaaaactcaaTTTTGCCAACTCTCAAACCAAAAACCAACTCAATCACTTTTCAACCATACCAAAGCAACCCAAAATTCCTACCAAACATCGCTTCAACCATTTTCTCAATCACACGACCTTTTAAACCATTCAACAAGTCTAAATCCatcctaattcatatttctcaaTTTCCATGGACCTCATTAACATCAATAATACCACTCACCATTCCCATCAATCATCAACATTACATATTCCCAAACTTCCCTCCAAATAGACACATTATCATCatttcatcatcatcaatacTCATAATCATTATCAATCATAATATCATTTATTCCAAACCACCACAAACATTTTACATTAACTTAATTATTACCTTAAATTCTCATATCCTCATTATTCATCAATATAACTAACCACCATAAATACTCATCAACACCAATAATtctcaataatcatcatcaaccaCAATAATCCAATACAACCAAAAAATAACGTTAATTCACATATAATTATTCATACGCCAACAacattcaatcctatcttagggtcaactagcctaagtaTCCAGAAACAGtacatattacataaaggaAATCGAAACTATATCTTGGCCAATTTCCAATATGCACAAACCACCACTTTGAATCCAAAAAAGCTTTCAAGACTCACCAACAAGCCACCAAAGCTCAACTAACAtcatatatatatcaaaatcaaaacctaaGATACACAAAACAATTAAACGCAAGAGTTTAGTGAAACCTTACCTTACCCAACGAGATTAGGGATAAAATCCAACAATTACCCGCTATTAGAGATTACCTAAACAAGCAAAACcataaaatctactcaaaaacCAAACCCAAACATGCAGAACTTCTAGGTCTAGAAAATGGAGCTTGAATTGAGAGATCTTACCATATTTTCTTAGATAGAAATGAAGAGCTCGTTGAGAGTTTCGCGTGGCCgtaaacggctcgtcaatcggaggttcgtaactcaagttatgactCCCGGAAGGTGGAGGTAAATAATGAAACCCCCactcctcttctctcttctcatcAGCGCCTCTCTCTTATGTTGGGGAGCAAATGAGctaaaaatctcatttaatgAGCTTATATATATTGGACCTTGGGTCCGCTTTGGGTCCGGTCCAACCGTTAGCGTTTTTAAcaacctttaagattagtgtGTAGTTTTcgattctaaattatttttatcatttcaaaataataaatcaattttcaaaatcttattttccaAAATACGCAGTACTGGACAAACTAGAGCCAGTACTACCGGCTTAAGCGCCAGTATGCATTTTCATTGAAACTTTTCGAAAAAGATACATTTTttaactcagaaaaattcactgaaatcaaatttcacatttatattttcaaattaaaacttctaaattttgaatctactccggatactaaaaattattttattaaaatggCTTTTCGTGAAAAACCCCGGTTCTTACATGTTTGCTTTGTGATGCTTATTGTTTGTGTATGATTTTCACCATTTAGACTTGAGACTATGGGAATAAATGAATTCTATGGTAGTTCAAAGTTTGGTAAACTTAGCAAATTAACCCGTATTGATTATTAATTATGATTGATATTACCGAGCTAAATACTGATACTGAGAAACTGTGATGTTGGATATAAAGATGCTAGGATATATTGAGAAGAACAGAGATGATTGATATAACTGAGAATTTAGCATATGGACCCTGTTGGGATTAGAGAGAACCCTAGGCTTGATCTTGTGAGTTTGGAGACTaggtgataaaccactattttatggtttatcttgtgctaatttgagtggtttttatcaagcctttgcacacttattcatactatttgcatggttttacaatttctttccagaatttgttctatgattgaaaacttgcttcctagagtctttaatttgtgtattttaatcatcttttattaccattcgatgccttgatatatgcGTTAAGTGATTAGAGGGATtacagggtaggaatggcttagaggatggaaaagaagcatgcaaaagtgaaaggaatacaagaaattgaaggaattgctgagctgtccagcctgaccctctcgcactaaatcgatcataacttaagctacagaggtccaaatgaggcggttttagttgcgttggaaagctaacatccgagcttcgcaacgatatataatttgccaaaGCTGCCCTGAAGATAGGaaacgcgcacgcgtgacctgGCAAAAATCCAATCCACGCTCACGCGTGACTTTGCCGCGTGCTGGACGTATCAGAAATCATTGGGGGCaatttttgggctgtttttgacccagttttcggttcagaaaacacagattagaggctataaagtgggagaatgcatccattcatcatACAACTGACAttcacacaattttaggttttagatgtagtttttctagagagagaggatctctcctctctcttaggttttaggatttagaatttctCTTAGGTTAGGTTTACTTCTTttcaattccaggttcaatgttcctttaatttagtttctcttctacttttatctATTCTATGACTTTAGTTcgtttattttcccaatttgatttatgaactccatgttagatttgattttctttatttaattcaagttgaggtatttcagatttatgattgctttcttctatttatgatataaataatttagatttttcctccctttgctttggttgagtaattggtgacacttgagttatcaaactcaaatgttgattgaaaattggaatttgctgattgatttggatccctctaaagctagtctttccataggagttgactaggacttgaggaatcaaattgattagtccacttgacttttctttatttagtaagggttaattaagtgggagcaataaacaatttttgtcacacctgataaggataactaggatgggatttccagttcttataccttgcaatGGTTTTCATGATAATTAGTTTACTTTATTGGCAGTTTATTTTCCTGTTccctatttcaaaaacccaaaaatatacctgtttccataaccaataataaatacacctccctgcaattccttgagagacgacccgaggtttgaatacttcggttataaattttattgggtttgctttagtgacaaacaaatttttgtacgaaagaattctctgttggtttagaaactatacttacaacgtgattatttttgtgaaattctttactggcagaAGTCCTCTCGTCACTAGGATTGCCTAGTAAGTTTATGTAGTTTTACATAGTCTATATTTAAAACTATTACCTTACTAGGAACCTTTAGGTTCTCACCCATTGCGGAAATTGTTGATTTTTCAAAGATGTGACGTACCTTGATGAGCGTGTCGGATTCTCTTGGACAGCGAAGATTTTACATTTGGGTTTATTTTGCTTTGTGTACTACTTTTCTCCGCTTTTGAATATTGTATATCCCTCTTAGAGGTTGTACTTTGGAGAAACAGGATATATTTTGTATACTCTGGTGTTGTAATATTGTTTAGCCGATCTTGTATTTGCAAGTCGAGACTAGTACTACTTATGTATCTACTCTGAATCTtctgtatttatttttatatcctGTTCATCTGTAACCTTTCGGATGTGAGCAATTATTGTTTTGTTACCTCTTTTTACATACTCCTAATtataacattattttttttatatctatatgtattttttttaggtGTCATAATGCCTTGTGTGATAGGGTATTATATCTAAAATAATTGTAAGCCATTTATCCAAAATACTTTGTGAACATATTAGAAGTTTTCTTCACATATTGaaattatttgaaattgatattagttaaaatattttgttgtgTATTTTACAGAGTATTATTCGTATTGTTAGCTTTTGTTTAAATCtaagtatttattattttaattaattttatgattattatttattatgaaacaAATAGTTAAAGTATTCTATTATTAACATATGTGAAAAGAGAATTGATATGTACCGCAAGATATTTATGTAAAATGCTTTGTCAAATGATTTGaacttttatatatttaaattatttaaaattgatcttaatttaaatattttttatgtactctACAGAGTATTATTTGTATtgtttgtttttgttaaaatattaaGTATTCTATAGTTTATATACATGTAACGAGAATAAATATGTGCTCCAAATATTAATAAGACATTTACTTGaaatgatataaaaaaaatttaaatttgtaaaaaaataaaagcaaacaATATTCCTAAGTGATATATGCGTGGTGCAAGAATTATTGAGTTGCCTAATATAGTTAATAGGTTGATTGTTTCTAAAAGTATTTGAATTACGAATTTTCAGCGTATAATTCCAAAACATGGTAATTGCAACTTATATGTATAGGAAGTTGTTTTGTAATTGCGGTAAACTATACctcttataaaaaaatttatttattttatgttcaaaaaagacatatgtttattttataaattaaaattttttactaaaaatataaaaaaaaaattaattttttaatatatttattttaatactattttagattataattttttattatttataattctattattattttatggtttttttatttaatttattctttatagtagattaataatttttaaagtacATTATTATTTGTGCCTCTTTGTAAAGAAGACAATAAAGGATaagattgataaaataaaaaagcaaaaattttaaattataattttttattacttatttcAACTAGAGAAGTGTAAACGTataagttaaaatttttaactttacATAAACGTGAGTTCaaaatttgaaatcatgtgcgtccaaagaaaaaaaaaattaaaaataaccaAACCAAAAATTAAAGCATACATTTGAACATATTTTTCATGGTCCAAAGGCTAAACTAAACACACTAAATGGTTAGAAATTGAGGTGAGGTGAGATAAGATTAGAATTGTAGTTGGGAGTTTAGAGCTAGGTTAAGTTAGAATGAATAGTttgagaattttagatagttttttaattttagatagttttatctattaaaacttatcttttatatatacaacattattttcatatttttgtgaatataaataatagtttactctattatctttttatgattttttttttctatgtaTAATAAGTATAGAATTTACCTTAAAACCACTTTACATAACCAATCAATAAGAACAAAAATTTAGAGATGGAGTAGGTGAAAAAGAGAGACGCCGAGATCACATTGAAAAGAAGAGAGTGATGTTCATTTATCTAAAATGAGAAAGAAAGAGTTAAATTGTGGCATGCAGGTTGAGATAGTTTGAGAAAAGGTTTAGAACACATGTGTAGTATATTCCCACCGGGAAAGTAACTTCATTTGTGAATTGGTTGTTAAAAGACCactaccaaaaaaaaatatcttatatgGGAGATTTAGATagttaaaaagtaaaaactaaaCAACTAATATTTCAAGTAAAGAACCAAATCCACAGTTAACTATCATCAAAACAATCTTTCTTAAAACTAATTTCAACAAAATAAGAGTAAACTATTAGAATAGTATCTAAAAGTTCATAACAATGACAAAAATAACTTTAAAAGATATTATCGATAAATAAGTTTTTGAGATATTTAAAAATGCGAcaaaaaaatagatattaaatatatattttagaaaaagactttatagataatattttaatgtaattttttaccaacatcattaaaaaaattatctttaaattttgaCAATTTTATGTAaagtgaatttaaaaaaaaattattgtgaatgattaaatttttttgaaaaataataaaaaaatttagagattaaattttgctccaaataattttttagactttctaaatatttactaaaatattttcacaaaaattcggatcaaattaataaatcacttgctaaatacaaaatattttgtcacttacaaaaaatataatatttattgcttatttttatcacattttcaaataattcaaaaactgTTTTGTTAAAAACATGTTCAGAGACACTTTTGTTAGCGTTTAAATCGGGTACTAATTTAATAGTTAActcacaaaataattaaacaaaaattaaaaatttaaataagaagGAATTCCTTAAATTTGGTGGTCAGagatagcaaaaaaaaaaaaaaaaattatggtgGAAGTATTGGCAATCGAAAAATCACTTATTCTAATAAAGAATTTAGAATTACGAAAAATATTGATTGAATTGTTCAGAAGTTCGATCAAGAATCATAGCCACCAATACTGGTCAAGTGTATATGTTGGTGGCCATGACATATAATTGGTTTTTGACGAAGTTTCACGCTAGatggaggaggaagaagaacaTAGTCAGTGTCAAAACTAGCCTATTCATCCAGTTGGGGAGAATCTTTTGTGTTGTGTATGGGCTTAGGCCCTGCAAATTACTTTATATTCCAATCGgctcaaatttttaatttgttgaaaAATATCTCCAAAATTATTATGATAAAAATAcctacaattttttttaaatgcgACAAAAGTATTTAGCCgttaaatatatatttcaaaaaattgtaatattaaattttgatacaattttacaaaaaaaataaaataaaataaaataaaaaagatatttttattcttaaagttTGATAGTTTTACACTAAATAGATATGTTTTGCATTTTTATGTAAatgactaaaaatatttaaaaaaaatcaaaagatcaaattttggctatttttttatgcaatttttaaatatttatttaaatattttcacaaaattttGTATCAAATGCACAAATGActtactaaatataaaattatttgtcATTTAAATGTTTTAGTATTATTgttgtattttaaaatatttcaaaagtatttttatcattaataaatttagaagataCTTCTATTAGTgtgttgataattaaaaaacaCTTTTGGTAATTTACCCTAAAGTGAAATAAATATTcatacaaaaagaaaattaaaaaatataaaagaattcAACATACGgttgagtttttttttaatattgcaGGGGGATGAGTGAttgtttttcattatttttctatgcGTGAGTTACACAATACTATGAAAAAAAGCTTTAATATTGGAACACACAAAATGGCACCGCCGTGTTGTAGtgtctaaaattttttaatcatttaAAATCAAAATGGGAGCActgttttataattaaataattattttaaaattttacaattagaaaatgGTAACACCGTTTTgtgaatgttttttttttaataaaaaataaaaaatggtaGTGATGTTTTGCCTGTTATACgaatttaaaagttaaaattggttaaaataatattgACATTTTGTACTGACacgaataaaaaaatataaaattaattataaaaggaATTCTAGTGTTATGCTGAAAATACATTGTTGAGAGAGTAGAAGTGAATAACACAAAATTATTCTTCGTttcagattttgaaaattatttagtAGTTTATTCTATATATGTTGAGTGAAAAAATTTGTGGGTAAATGTATCGAATGTATTAAATGGAGGGTtatattagtttaaaaaaatattacaatagTTAAATTTTACATGATATATATGAGGGCATGAATTTTTTATGTGAGAAATCATGTCTTATTGTTGTTCCTCTTTTGATACGAAGGATTTAGAGTGTACTTTCTCAAAGTGTAAATCATCAAGTGCTAGTGAGAGTGAAATATTTTGGACATGCAATCTGTGCTGGTATTCGGTGGTTTCATTCAATTTCAAATAATACATGTGATTGATGAAGCTAGTATGCAAGGAATGCTTTCGATCTACCATCAAACTAGAGCGAAAGCCTCTCTTATCGAGTTATATGTGAACTCGAGAAAATTAAATATGCTGATTTTTCAGAACCTAACATAAACTGGATGGGTTATAATACTAAAAGCGATAAATTTAAAGGTAATTATTAAATTGTTAGTTCAATTGAAGATGTGAAAGAAGATGATATATCAATTGAGAGAGATGTGACAAATGTTACTGACACACTATCGAGTCAACATCTATTTAAATAGCTATTATTTATGCATACCTTGAATCTTTATGCCATATATGCATCAAAATTTCTTGAATTcaaataattttgttattattattaaaaattattattattattattattattattattattattattattattattatgggtATAAATATTGTGGTGAGTATGAATATGGTTGTGGATGTGGTAGGTTTGGATACGGTGGATATGTATATAGTTGCGGATATTGTGGTTGTTCTTGTCGAGGCTGAGGTGGTTGTTCTTATTGAGGTGGTTGCTCTCATTATGGTTGTTATTTTTGCTCAGCATGCTTAGATAGTCGTAGGTGATCACTAAATTTACCAACGTACTAGTTCATGTACTGGTCGGATAGTTGATAGTTGTCGACATGTGCATCCGTTAATACACACGATGGACTATTTAACcattgtaacattttttttttcgtgcTCTAAGTCCTAATTCTTGTTTTTTGGATCCGTCAGCACTTAATGTGATAAAAGTTGCGGTAGTTTCATATCTAATATATGAGACAGATTAGATTGTTAAAATAATAAGGGAAATAGTATTCAGATGCGCGCATAAAGTTTATAAAATGTGATTATATCAAGAAAGAATATATGTATAGTCCAAGTGAGAGATTGTTAgcaaattatttaattttctaatttatttgtgGGTAATACATATATCAATTACAATCACAAATGatactattttaaattaaatgacttatataaagataatctcatttattgttataaatgctaaattgaataagtcataGTTACctttgatttgaaattaaatgagaataaaatcagatattattttttggactttagataattattttttggattttagatatattatcttttgaaatttaaatattattttttatttgagttttagGATTTAACAAGTGCCatctcaaatataaatagttcCTTTAAATTTCGATCCTTAATATATCAAAGCTTAATAATTCTTTTTCTATCacaaaaattataattcaaTCATCTAagaatacaaaaaatttttggttgaaaaaaattgaaaaaatacaaattaaaattcttccaattataatttatatctacatttaaatattttttaataatttaatatgaataatttttgggttaagaaattttaaaaaaattccaaTACGAAGTTGGTCAAATTCATTCGTGGGGGGCTGCATCAGACGTGCCATTTCAAGGGCGCCTCTGTAAAGTGGAGTTGAAATTTATTTGATGGGCGGTTCATGTGAAATAGACCCTTTGTATTTTGGCACAACTTTAAATTTATGGGCATTTTGGAAAATAAATTTTCTTAgtgtttatttaattaaaagagcCCAGTACAGTCTCCAATACATTTGCAACTCTCATTTCTGAGAAGGCCTCAGAGACTTTGGGCCTGGCCCAACTTGTCTGCTTATAGCAACGGTACCTTTAGTTGCCGCGTTCTCCCAGAAAACCAAAAGAGGGAAAGAATTGCCGCGTTTTTTCCTATTGCACTTCTTTGATTACTTTGACCTCCATCATACATCCAAGGGTTACGAAATTAATTTGTCATTTACTTTGACCTCATTGTAATTGTAGTAACCGGTGGTAAATGACAAGAGAAAGTCAATCAATGaagactaaaaataaataaaaaatattagataaacaataattattttaaataatataaataattattaattaaataaaaatatattatatttttaaattatttatttaaattttaatattaaaataatcactaataataaaataaatatttaatatatctaccattcacattatttagtatttttattatctatttatactttttcaaataataaattaatattaagaaagaaaagatgggAAAGTTTGAATCGCAGGAACGTGATGGTGTCGGTTTGAGATGGAGAAGGGAGGACTGAGGAGTGGTGACAACTGACAAAGTGGTCATCCCTCATTTTCCATTGGCTCCCCCACTCATTGCTGAAAAGTGAAAACCTCCTTCAATAAGTCCGTCATTTCCTCGCTCTTTCACTCTAACACCTCTAGTTCACATCGAACCTTCTGGAATTTTCTTCCATGTCACTCTCACGGGGGACATTCCCGTCATTTCCCCTGCACTATATACCGACTCTCATTTCCACGATCCAAACCGAGTAGTGAGAGTGTAGGTTGAACTTTGGACGTTGCTTAGTTTTGTTTTATAAACTTTTATTGTTTTAAGTGTTTTCATTTCGCTCCCCATTTCTCCAATTTGAACACCACCACAACATGGACAGAGGCGGTTATAATCAGAGACGTGGTGGTGGCAACGCCAGAGGTGACGGAAGAGGAGGCCGCATGAGAGGAAGAGCAAGAGGAAGAAACTTTTCCCAACTCCCACGGCAACCGGCTGACAGTGGCGGAGGAAGAGGCACCGCCGGCAGAGGATTTTATCcgcaaccaccaccaccacagtGGCAGCCAAGGCAGCAGAACACCATCTCCGGGGGCACATCTACCGCAACCGGCAGCGGAACCGCACCTCCAAGTCTCGTTTCCCCTCCGTCAAACCCTCCTCCTCCCTCTCAAAAAGGTGAttttagtaaataattttaaaataatttaatctaCATTCATCTTCAAGTAACCAAGTTATGTTGGTATTATATGCAGTTGTTCCGGTTGCCGGAATGGGAACGATTGGAACGTCTTCAGACTCCAATGAAACGATCTCACCCATTCAGAGGCCCGACGCCGGTGGCACGGTGGCGGTTAGGATCAAGACTCTTCAGGTGAACCATTTTCCAGTGAAATTCAACCCAAAGAGCAGGATCATGCACTACAATGTCGATGTGAGTCCCCAATCGCCGCCACAACCAGGCCGTCCACCGAGGAGGATATCAAAGACCGAACTGTCATTGATCCGTGACAAGTTGTTCCTTGACCATCCGGAGCTGCCGCTAGGGATGACTGCCTACGATGGTGAGAAGAACATTTTTAGCAAGGTTAGTTTGCCCGAAGAGGCTTTTGTGGTGGAAGTGTCCAAGGGAGAGGACGAGAGGCCCACAGGATTCAACGTGACGTTGACTCTAGTCAACATTCTTGAGATGAGTAGGTTGGAGGATTACATCAGAGGCAGGGCATTGTCAATCCCCAGAGTGATCTTGCAGGGTGTGGATGTGGTCTTCAAGGAGAATCCAACAAAATGTACTGTTCCGGTTGGTCGCTGCTTCTACCCAATGAACCCGAAATTTAGAGAGACGAATCTTCAGCCTGGTGTGATTGCTGTTGGAGGGTTTCAGCATAGTCTCAAACCAACCCGTCAAGGACTGTCATTGTGCTTGGATTATTCGGTTTTGTCTTTCAAGAAAAAAATGCCAGTGCTGGATTTCCTTCATCAACAGATTACCGGTTTCAATTTGCGCGAATTCGGAAGGTACAGAAAACATGTTGAAAATGTGCTAATTGGTTTGAAGGTTCATGTCACCCACCGGAGGACCAAACAGAAGTACACAGTTGCTCGATTAACTGGCAAGGACACGCGACAAATCACTTTCCCTACCATGGATGCACAGGGGAACCCCACTGGGCAGCTTAACCTTGTTGGCTACTTCCACGATAGGTATCAGATTGATATCAGGTACAAGGACATCCCTGCATTGGATTTTGGAGGTAACAAGACCAACTATGTGCCAATGGAACTTTGTGTCTTGGTTGAGGGTCAGAGGTATCCCAAAGAGTATTTGAGTACGGATGCTGCGAAGAATTTGAAAGATATGTGCCTGCCTCCACCGAGAGTGAGGCAAGCTGCAATACAGGAGATGGTGAATTCAAGATGTGGACCCTGTGGGTAAGTGGACTATGATTTCATGATTATGCTGTTTGTTGAAACTTGAATTGTTTGGTTTACATAATTTAACCTCTTGTTGATTTTAAGTATCGAGTGACAATGCTGCATTGTATTTGTAACCATTAGCATGTCTTTAATAGCTTTAAGCCTTAACTTCACTGGTACAAGGGTTTGCTTTTGTGAGATTCTTAGGGAGATGATAATGCGTTTTGATTTGCATGCTGAAAAATGAAAGTGCCATCAAACTATTTTTTTGGGTTGAATTATCAATTTTGAAAAGTCCATGCATAATGGACTGTAATCTCGCTTTGTctgttaattatatattaaaacttgtgcttctataatttttttttatgcatgaTCAATATTATCTTGCTAGATATGAGTTGAATGGTATAGAAAATGCACATATCCTTTGAGACTTTTCACTATTCTTTATGTGATTATTAGTTCAGGTTCCATTCAGTGGTCTAGGATCTATGGGATGACTACTTACCTGCTTTCATTTTCATATACATAAATACTTGCTTAGTTTTGTTGATATAAATATCGAATCTTACTGTTGATATAATGGGTGTTTTGCTCTTCATTTACTACTGTCTTCCTTCTTGCTATGTATTCTTCAAGAAGTTGGATTCTTAAAGAACCTGTGCTTTTTGCTTTTATAAAGTCAAATCAACTTAATATGAGGGGGCCTCTTGAAGGACTGCTATAACTTAAAACAAATGCTTACATTCCAAAATGTCATGCTATCTTTAATATATCTTTATGATTGTCActttattttcccaatttacCGGGCACAAACAACTAATAAAATCTTATTTCACAGGGGTGGTATcgttgaaaattttgaaatgaaTGTCAGCAATGCTATGACAACAGTGACTGGCCGTGTACTTGGACCCCCAAAACTGAAGCTTAGCGATCCAAGTGGCAGGACTATCCAGATGGCATTGACTCCAGAGAAGTGCCAATGGAATTTAGTTGAGAAGTCAATGTTTGAAGGTAAGCCAGTTGAGTGTTGGGGCATTCTTGATTTCACCTTCCGCAGTAGATGTATCTTTAGCGGTCAAAGATTCATTTCTAAGCTTATTGAGAAGTACGATAAATTTG
This window contains:
- the LOC130974276 gene encoding protein argonaute 2-like translates to MDRGGYNQRRGGGNARGDGRGGRMRGRARGRNFSQLPRQPADSGGGRGTAGRGFYPQPPPPQWQPRQQNTISGGTSTATGSGTAPPSLVSPPSNPPPPSQKVVPVAGMGTIGTSSDSNETISPIQRPDAGGTVAVRIKTLQVNHFPVKFNPKSRIMHYNVDVSPQSPPQPGRPPRRISKTELSLIRDKLFLDHPELPLGMTAYDGEKNIFSKVSLPEEAFVVEVSKGEDERPTGFNVTLTLVNILEMSRLEDYIRGRALSIPRVILQGVDVVFKENPTKCTVPVGRCFYPMNPKFRETNLQPGVIAVGGFQHSLKPTRQGLSLCLDYSVLSFKKKMPVLDFLHQQITGFNLREFGRYRKHVENVLIGLKVHVTHRRTKQKYTVARLTGKDTRQITFPTMDAQGNPTGQLNLVGYFHDRYQIDIRYKDIPALDFGGNKTNYVPMELCVLVEGQRYPKEYLSTDAAKNLKDMCLPPPRVRQAAIQEMVNSRCGPCGGGIVENFEMNVSNAMTTVTGRVLGPPKLKLSDPSGRTIQMALTPEKCQWNLVEKSMFEGKPVECWGILDFTFRSRCIFSGQRFISKLIEKYDKFGIIMKEPVWIEKTDMLKLGNYNQLSDLLEKINDEVFRKCRCRLQFLLCVMAYKDPGYKCLKWIAETKVGIVTQCCLSGNTNSAKDQYLTNLALKINAKIGGSNVELINRLPHFEGDGHVMFIGADVNHPASRDANSPSMAAVVATVNWPAANRYAARVCAQEHRTEKILNFGEVCLELVSCYERLNGAKPEKIVIFRDGVSESQFQMVLGEELQDLKRTFERANYSPTITLIVAQKRHQTRLFPSPPDNETSSATRGNVLPGTVVDTVIIHPFEFDFYLVSHHGSLGTSKPTHYHVLWDEHDFTSDKLQELIYDMCFTFARCTKPVSLVPPVYYADLAAYRGRQYYEAKIGMQSPYSATSSSSSPLASSSVSSATSNSNDMDFYKLHSDLENIMFFI